A stretch of the Oscillospiraceae bacterium genome encodes the following:
- a CDS encoding ABC transporter ATP-binding protein — MLDIRNLTKTYGDKKAVDNLSLHIYPGEIHGFIGHNGAGKTTTIKACCGILGFEGGQIFVDGISVAEKPLEVKKRIAYIPDNPDLYEFMPAIKYLNFVADVYSISKKEREESIARYADLFELTSELAQPISAYSHGMKQKLSIIAALVHKPRLMLMDEPFVGLDPVAAHTVKELMRGICDKGGAIFFSTHVLEVAEKLCDNITIIKNGRLIVTGKTDTVRGNSSLEDVFLELAEDKSK, encoded by the coding sequence ATGCTCGACATCAGAAACCTGACCAAAACTTACGGGGACAAAAAGGCGGTTGATAATCTGTCGCTGCACATCTATCCCGGGGAAATCCATGGGTTTATCGGACACAACGGCGCGGGAAAAACCACGACCATCAAGGCCTGCTGCGGGATTTTGGGTTTTGAAGGCGGACAGATTTTCGTGGACGGCATTTCCGTCGCCGAAAAACCGCTGGAGGTTAAAAAGCGGATTGCGTACATCCCCGACAATCCCGATCTGTATGAATTCATGCCGGCAATTAAATATTTAAATTTCGTTGCCGATGTATACAGCATCTCCAAAAAAGAGCGCGAGGAATCGATCGCGCGGTATGCCGATCTGTTTGAACTGACCTCTGAACTGGCCCAACCGATCAGCGCCTATTCCCACGGCATGAAGCAGAAGCTCTCCATCATCGCCGCGCTGGTCCATAAACCCAGGCTGATGCTGATGGACGAGCCGTTTGTCGGTCTCGACCCGGTCGCAGCGCACACGGTAAAGGAACTGATGCGCGGCATCTGCGACAAAGGCGGTGCCATTTTTTTCTCGACCCATGTGCTTGAGGTCGCCGAAAAGCTCTGCGACAACATCACAATCATCAAAAACGGCCGTCTGATCGTGACAGGAAAGACCGATACGGTGCGCGGCAACAGCTCGCTGGAGGATGTATTTCTTGAGCTTGCCGAGGATAAGTCCAAGTAA
- a CDS encoding cation diffusion facilitator family transporter: MIKLLAKIFIKDSKDISSERVRRSYGVLCGSVGLFFNILLFTGKFIAGTLAGSIAITSDAFNNLSDAGSSTVTLLGFKLAGQKPDHQHPFGHGRLEYISGLIVSMVIVVMGFQLMLDSVKKVITPETPEFSLLAIGVLVASICVKSYMALYYRSYSKKLGSPTLFAAMIDSLSDCVATSVVLITTLLTKFVGINLDGVGGMFVAGFILYTGVRAMIETVNPLLGGPPSRELVGHITDIVLSHDQVTGIHDLIVHDYGPGRCMISLHAEVPEDGDLLALHDVVDNIEHDLRDELGCLAVIHMDPISKDNENVNQLKERVEGKLKTLGDGITTHDFRIVRGPTHTNVIFDAVIPYQVKITAKEAREKIAVLIKSIDKNLNAVVDIDRPYEADENSDDAKG, translated from the coding sequence ATGATAAAACTGCTTGCAAAAATATTTATTAAGGACAGCAAAGACATCTCGTCGGAGCGGGTGCGCCGCTCCTACGGGGTGCTTTGCGGTTCGGTAGGCCTTTTCTTTAATATCTTGTTGTTTACAGGAAAATTTATTGCGGGCACGCTGGCGGGATCAATCGCAATCACCTCCGATGCGTTCAACAACCTGTCCGATGCCGGCTCTTCGACCGTAACGCTGTTGGGGTTCAAGCTGGCCGGACAAAAACCCGATCATCAGCATCCGTTCGGGCACGGGCGGCTGGAGTATATCTCCGGTTTGATCGTCTCGATGGTGATCGTGGTGATGGGTTTTCAACTGATGCTCGATTCGGTTAAGAAAGTGATTACCCCCGAAACCCCCGAGTTCTCGCTGCTTGCGATAGGAGTTCTGGTCGCCTCCATCTGTGTCAAGTCGTACATGGCCCTCTATTACCGCAGCTATTCCAAAAAGCTCGGCTCTCCCACACTGTTTGCCGCGATGATCGATTCGCTTTCCGACTGTGTGGCCACCTCTGTGGTCTTGATCACAACTCTGCTGACTAAATTTGTCGGTATTAATCTCGACGGCGTCGGCGGTATGTTCGTGGCCGGATTCATTCTTTACACCGGAGTTCGTGCAATGATTGAAACGGTAAACCCGCTGCTGGGCGGGCCGCCTTCGCGCGAGTTGGTCGGACATATCACGGATATTGTGCTGTCGCATGATCAAGTGACCGGCATTCACGACTTAATCGTGCATGACTACGGGCCCGGCAGATGCATGATCTCGCTGCACGCCGAAGTCCCGGAAGACGGCGACTTACTTGCGCTGCACGATGTGGTCGACAACATCGAACACGACCTGCGCGACGAACTCGGCTGTTTGGCGGTCATCCACATGGACCCGATCAGCAAAGACAACGAGAACGTGAATCAGCTCAAAGAACGGGTGGAGGGAAAACTCAAAACCCTCGGGGACGGCATCACGACGCATGATTTTCGGATCGTGCGCGGTCCGACACACACCAATGTGATCTTCGATGCGGTTATTCCGTATCAGGTGAAAATCACCGCTAAAGAAGCACGTGAAAAGATTGCAGTTCTGATAAAATCAATCGATAAAAATCTCAATGCCGTGGTCGATATCGACAGACCGTATGAGGCGGATGAGAATTCAGATGATGCGAAAGGATGA